In Betta splendens chromosome 1, fBetSpl5.4, whole genome shotgun sequence, the genomic stretch CAGTAGGTCTTGTTGCTCTGCGATAGCCACAGTATAGTTAAAGAGATGGGTTGGACTTGTGATGTGAAACTAGTAGCAGATTCAATTGAATGACAGGTTTAATTTAGCTTTAAGACTTATTTAATTCTAACTACTGTTGATAACTATTATATCTGTATAAtaatttaatgttaaatgttagaaCTAGATGTCCCAGCCTGTGTTGTCCTTGTGTCTGTTGATACACAAGAGAATTGGAAGGGAATGTTGCAGTGTTTATAGGCCCATGTTGACAAGCAGCAGTTTCTGAGAAAAGAGGCCACACATGTTCATGCTTATGCTATTGATCCCTGTGGCTCATTCCTTGGTTAAATCAGTATGTGTCTTTTTATGACCTTGAGCTCTTAAAAATGGAACATTAAATGTAAGAAAGATAAACTCCCTGATAAGAAGTtttatacatttacatataattCAAATCAAGCCCATCCACACAAACTGCAAGTAAAAGTATAGTAGAATTTGTGATGAATCAATGACTCATGTATCATTGGCTGTCTGCAGCATTTTCCTATTCTGCTCTACAGCAGCTGAAAGTCTGGAACCTGTATTCGACAGCATGctggagtctcctctgacatCACTGCTTCTGTCAGTGAGAAGCATGGATCCTTTTGAAAGagaatgtttgtctttttaggTTCGATTTATCTTATTCCATGTAGGAGGTTCCAGCTTAACTCGCTTAAATTTGGCTGAAAACCACCACACTGAATATAGTATTTAGTTTTGCAGGCTCTTCTCCAAAGTAACTTACAAATGAGGTACGaggcaaaaaatatatatagatgtTTTGCTCATCAAAACGTTTGCTATTGCTGTTTACATAATATTATATGTATTAATTCATATGCAAGACAAAGGGCATTATCTCCCCATCTATCTCCTCATTTCATTATAAGGCAGCAAACCTACTAATCCTTTCCTCTTAGGTTTTTTCTTAACATGCCGCGTGTTAACACTAGAAGCCATCGCTGACTTTCAGCACTTTGCGAACGCTACCTGCTGAAGATGCAAAGCCAGTTACCAAGAAACTGTTTGCAATTCGTTTCATATGTTGAGTAGTGAAACAGAATATcactccctcctgctccctcatATACTTATACTGTAGCTACCAGTCAAATCCATTTTACTGCACACCGTACATACCTCGTTTGCAGTCATGGCGAGATGCAACTCTTTAAGTgcttttttgttcctttttcttGATTAAATTTTTTCAGTGAACGCACAAGTAAAAGTAGAGTGGAAATGTATCTAGACAAATGGAAAAGCATTTATGACTACGCCTGGTAGCTGATTGGCTTATTGTTAGAAGCCATGTGATTGGTTGACTCCCACCCTGACCTTTTCAGTTTCAGATCTGCAAGGTGTGAAGGTAGAAACACTGAATGATGATGagcaaaacactgcaaaaaaCATGACCTGAAACTCTGAAAGGAGAGTTGCATGTTCACAAAACACCTTTCAACACTTTAAGAAGGCGTAGATTTGTATTACTTGAAAAAAATGATGGAAAATTTCAGAAACTCTTATCTAAACATCAACACAGTTTCAAAACATATTTTCAGAGTTGTGCATCTTCATCACTTTCAGATCAGTTTGTTGTTAACAGTGTTTAGGGGCAAACTTGAACAATTGAAACAGTTGTGTTCATATGGAAGGACAGTATATAAACAAGGGAGGAGTATTTGTGATGTACATGTACTACCTAATATTTAAAGCTGAGGGAAAATACGTCGTTTTAACACACTTTGCATCATCCTcatcatatatatatgtatatataggaCCCCTATAGTCTTGAGTGACGCACTTGATTCAGTAGAGCGTAAAGTTGATGTTTTACAGTGGGTAAAAATAGTTGAAAACACACCTACACACGTTTTTCAGATAAAAGACGCCTAAATATGTTCTACGCACGTGTCGGCCATTCAGAAATAGCGCAGCCGTGTGTTTATACGACAAACGCTGCCTATTTACAACCCGCcgagaggaggcggcgcctcCTGAACCTGGCCGTGTCCCCTGcacaaatgaaagtgaaagtaaacCTCAGCGGCCGTGGCACGCGCTTGGTTTTTCACCAAATAATCGCAATGCGGCGCATTTCACCTGGAGCCGCTCAAAAACAACCAACCGCCGCTCGACGCACGTGGATGCGCGCGCTGACACACCTCCGGTCGTTACGCGCGACCTGGTTCCTGCCGGTGCGACCTTTGGCACCTTTGGCCCCGTCGCCAAAGGAAAACGCCAGCAGAGGTTCACCACGACGGCTCGACCGCGCCGCACCGATCCGCAGGGAGGCCGCTTACCACTCGCTGGTCTCCGGGGCACGGGAGCTGGACGAGGACCAAGTGGAACGCCGTCATGGGGCCTGTCATCTGCGCACTGGCCGCGGCTGCTCTCGTACCGCGCGGAGCGACGAGCGCGCCTCACATTTTTGCATTTCACTTGAGATAATGAAGCCGTTTCGTCTCATTGGCCTGTGTCCGGCAGGAACGCTCGAGGCGGGCTGGATGCGATCCTAATGTCGCCACGACTCCTGAGGCCGACTCACACACGCCCTAATATCGTCATGGTGAGTTGAAGTTCACTCCTCCTCTGATTCGTCATTTTGTTACAAACCAATGCGTCGTTGCACATCAGTGTGTTATGAGACGGCCGCCCTGAGGTTTTTTTGAATCAGTGTAAGAGAGACCTCAGTGTGCTCCAGCAGACAGGGATTTATTGCCAGATTACACGTGAAACAAGCGTGTCTCAACAGGAGCTAATCAGAGATCAGAGCATGGCAATAATGTTTGGACAAGCTTTTAACTACCAATTAAGCGAATAAACTGTTAAATGTGATTGTTCTAGTTTTGTATCTGTGCAGACTTTGGCACCTCCAGTATTTATAATCGGCGTTGTCCTAGTTTACATGTGTCTACTGATTCCTCAGTCCATCCCAGTTTACGCAGCGTCTCCATCCACTTTAAGTTCCGCCAGGGAATCGGCCGCTTCCTCGGCACAAtcttcgtcctcgtcctcctcctcgtcgtcctcatcctcctcctcgtcgtcctcatcctcctcctcgtcgtcctcaCCATAGTCATCCTCTTGGTCTCTGCCTCCCGACGCTAAATTCTTCCAGTAGGAATCATAACCGGACGCCCCATCGTaatcgtcgtcgtcgtcgtcagcGCCGGCCTGGCGGCCAAACTTCAACGTGCGAGCTGCAGAAAGCAAAGTCGTGTTAGAAGCGTTGCTCTCATTTACATTATCACAATTACAGGATCGTGTCATATTTGTCAGGATAGGGAAAAAATACAATTATACTGACTCCCCGGTTTCACCTTTGTGTTGTTCAGCAGACATTGGTTTCACTGAAGGTCTCTGAGAACCCTTGGCATTTGTAAACAACCTTGATTTCCAGGAAATGTTATTAAAGCAATGTACTGGTTCGATCAAATTTCAGTTTTGCttttggttctgtttttttttttggtacctACATGTTGCTGTACAGCTACAGACAGGACAGCGTGAATACTGTGCTTGGGGTGTGAGGACTGATACCAGGTTCACTAGTACTGACAAGAAAGCCACAACACAACTTGAACCACTTTCCCAGACTCAGTCTCTCGCTGTGCAAACACAGATAACAGTCCAATAACAGCAGCCACCAGCGTGTCGTCACAGTCATTAACCTTTAAGCTTAATGTATCTGTTGCTGCACTGTGCTGATCTAgtggtataaaaaaaacagcagtgtaAAAGCCATTGGGTCATAAAGAAATTCTCAAGCAAatgtgaaaagacaaaaaagaataGCCATTTggtcaaacaaaaagaaattcaCTAGAAAATGGGTAAATGtgcaagaaataaataaaagggaaTAAATATGTGAGAAAAAACGCATAAGGCTTTTAACAGGAAATCAATTCAATTCATGTAATGCACATGCACATCTCATAAATGTCCcgattttctttctgtttcactACCAAAATCCTGATTCAGCAGGAAGGTTGAGGGTGGTGAACCTACTTCCACAATTCAGGCCCCGACcgaaagaaaaagcagcacttttggctggtttgtttgtgtgggacTCACTGGACATGCTGAGGTCTTTAGTCTCCTGGGTCTCGTGGCCGCACTTTGGACAAGGTGGAGATTTTCCCTTCTCCTGCTTAAAGACCTTACTCCTGGTGTGGTCGTCGCAGTAGCAGGCCTGCAAAATGTCACGTGGAAATGTTACAGCACAAACGTGACGGTGATGCATAATTCAAACTGTCTTTTGAAATACAGAATGAAAGGTTATCAGTAGTCAGACTTGTTGTGACTAGTAATGTAACTCGTTCCCATacttatgttttctttttctcttattTCCTCATCTGCTCTTTTCTTTTCCAGCAGTGTTTTGATAAAGCTGGGtcattttgtattttctatAACATAGATTCAAAAGCTAAAATTCCCTTTTGTGGTTTCCCCAGACGAAGCACACATGTGCGGCGTCACATgtagggtgttgccattatgcTTATATAcacttaaaacacacaaaaataacgCTTTATATTTAGACACACATGTTTAGAGTCTGACTTTTTTTCCTATATTTCTTATAGTGTGGCCAATATAAACAGGACAAATGTTTACaccacatataaatatatatttgaatAACAGGATTCTGTATTTTAAGGTGTAAATATTTTGTTGATAAGTTTTACTGTTtgctgttttaattattttacctTTTAGGTTAAAAATTCCAAGTTTGACGTCAGAGAGGCTGATTTGGCTGCTAACACTATAACACAGTGGAGACTAATAGTCATGCAGAACAGGTAATCAGGAAGTTAACTTAATGTAATTACTTTTTGAAAACGGTCACGATGCCATAACTCAACAAATAACTGACAGGGTCAGAGCAGTTTAAAAGAAAGTGGTAGGTCGTCTTTTTCTGATgccttctgtttctgctgctttttgatCTTTGTTTCAattacatttcctgttttccagGACAATTTCCTGCTATCAGCTAAACTGAAATCATAACCAAATAAGGGTAAGATCGTATGTTTTGTTTAACACTGAAGTGATTATATGGGAGTTACTTGTGAGTGTTTACAAACCCTTATCATGGCTGTGAATAGAAGCTTAACTCAGCTTCCTCCACTGCCTTGTGGATTTATTGATGTTCTGCTCACCTTGCAGCGCAGGCATGAGTGTTGTCCGAGTCTATTGCAGGAAACGCCTAAAATACAGTGTGAGAAAAGGTAAAACCAGCCGTCAATCATCACATTTTCTCTCTTGCAGATTTACCCCCCTCCTCCAGTTGTTATAGGATACACTCCAGTTTCCACATTATCCAGTGATGTGAAAGAAAAAGTGAATGACTCACATTTGAATGTTTCTGCTTGAAGGACCTGGCAGCTTGCCTGGTGCTCGAACTGATCATCCTCACACAAGAAGTTTTGACAGAAGGAACAGCGGAAGATTCGCCCTCCTGTTCACACAGTTAAGAGGCGGCACTGATTTTTATTGTGTCACTATGACCTGGCGACTTTCACGCTGATGTGAGAGGAGTCTTACCATGATCCCAAACACCACGGTCACACTCAATGCAGTCTGCGTCCGTCAGGGGGCATGCACAGGCGTGAGTGCTCAGGCATTTCCTACCGTGGCACACCCAGGCTTCACAGAAGTCACACACTGCTCCCTtttgagcaaaacaaaaatttCAGGCTCTGCAGTTTGAattttttcccaccacagtCTTCAAGTCCTCCAACTCAATATACATAAAGTGATCTTGTATCAAGGATGTAATCACTTGTAGGTAAACTTAAATTCCTCATATTATGATTCTGTTATAACACACATATTAGTTTTATCTGATTATATTGTTACTTACACATTACAAACGGTACTTGCACAACATTAGAACTCTTGTGTAACAGGGGCTAAGACCAATTGCCCTCCTCTTATCAGTGGTGCAAAACTTATTCACTTAAATAAATTTCATGCATTCAAAGGGTTACTCTAGTAGAAGCACGTGGATTATCAGGACACTGATTATTGTGTAAGCATCATTTGACTTTATGAACTGCTAAGTAGTTTATAAGTGTCTACCTGAAGGCCGTAACTTTTTTTACTATACCGTTCTTAACTGCCGACTAGGTCAATGTACACACAGTAGTTCtttacactactactactactaatacatCTACGGTTCTCTAGCATCTTATAATGGACATTAGGGGAGGATggcacatatttatttattacttattCACATTACCCTAGGCCAGTAAAATCCAGTTCAAAAACTGATTAAGATTTTACACAttatacaataaatacatatcCAATGAAGAACGTTGCATTTGTAAGGATTGGCCTGACCTAAAATGGAACATTATCTACGAGTTTTACAGTCATACAccataaaatgtataaaacaataaatgggaGGAGATAACTCACTGCAGAAAGAGATGGACCTGTAGTGCAAGTATATGAGAACAAACCAACTGCCCACTTACCACCATGGCCATCCCAGTGGTGTGGATTCCCGGATGTTTGACCACACAGTCTGATGATTTCATGCACTTGGTTTTGCCTCAAAAACAAAATTTGAAAGATAACAGTTTAAATAAGTGATAAGTAAAATCTTGTGACTTTGCACTACACTAATGACATGAACTAATGTATGGTAAAGTGTTCTTCTTGGTACGTCCCCAAGAGGGCGCCACAGCAGCATTCCAACAACTATACAATTAGTTTTACACCTGCAATCTATTGGTTTCACGCACAACATTTACGCCATTAAACGTATGAAAACACTCCCCGTGTTTGAGAAAATGATCCACAGTATTTACCAGAGTTGTCAGTCTAAGGCAAACCTTTGCATTGAAATATAAAAAGACTGCATTAAAAACATCTCAGCGTGATGTAGACCCCCTTCTTCCTGTAGGATtaatgtaatatatgtatagaTTGCTCAGCAGTTTGCTTACCACACTGGGCACAGACAGGCAATTTCTGCACTGCGTTACAGAAGTAGCAGAAAgctctgttcttctgttttctACCAGATGACATAAAAAAGCGCATTAGTGTCACACTACCTGTCTCCCACCATTGACAAGCTACTTGTATCTGATACGGCGCAGTTACTTACCTCTGACATTTGTCGCAGTCCTATAAAACAAAGCACATCAAGGTGATGTTTAAAATGATAATCGAAGCTCTGCGGTGTTATAATTATGAAGTATTGCTGAGAGGCATCAGCTATAGCATCTTCCTACCATGTTGACGTTACAGGGATGTTTGGCCACATCGACATGTTCTCGATTGGCTCGATTCTGTTTCTCCCGTTCTTTGCGACTTTCTGCCTTTTTCCGAGCACCGGTTTTCTTCTTGGGCATTTCTCCTTCAACGGGTAGAGCGGCTTCTACTACAGGCTGTCTGCAAACACGAAACACCCAGCTGCAGTGAACAGTGTAGCTAGTttaaactaagctaagctaagttGTCCTTAACAAAGGACGACCTACTTTTTAATCTTTAGGGATTTATTTTGATTTCTGAGTAGTAAACACCAAATTTACGGTAGACATCAGTTGTTCTAGAACACGTGGCGCATTATCGAGCTAAAATCACGATGAAGAAAAGTTTAAAACGCTGGTGTCAATGCTGACAAACAGTTTCAGGAAGCGCTGATATTGACAGTCCAGTACCCGCATGTGTGTGATATTCATCtgaatgtctttatatataatGTTTAAACTATAATGAATAACTGTTACTAAGAATGAAAATTCTGATTTGCAAAAAATTACCGAAAATCTTTGCGCCACCGCCGCTGTTGTGTCCGCTCCGAAAATCTGTTCGAGTTACACAAATTACACAGCCCTCCGTTCCTGCATTATGGTTCCGTCTTCCCCTAACTAAAGGTTTCACACCACTGCACTGCACGTCAGCCAAACTCaactgatgtttttatttttttaaattactttgAATTGTAAGTTCTTGTGATTATTTTAATGAAATTACTATATGATATGAATGAAGTGTATTAAAAGGAAACTTCTGCTTTAGCGAAATATATACAAACAAAGCATCCATTATCCAGTCATTAATAATTATATCTTCGTGTCTCCTTTACAGTGTTTTTCAtggttcatgttttatttatttatttttacatttttacatggtttatgttttagtttttccacATGACACGGATGACATCAGATATATTGGCACGCCTCGGTCACGTGTTGGAGTAGCGAGCCAATCCGGAGCGAGGACGGGAAACAGCTGACGCCGAGCAACAACAAGCAGCGTCG encodes the following:
- the znf330 gene encoding zinc finger protein 330, with translation MPKKKTGARKKAESRKEREKQNRANREHVDVAKHPCNVNMDCDKCQRKQKNRAFCYFCNAVQKLPVCAQCGKTKCMKSSDCVVKHPGIHTTGMAMVGAVCDFCEAWVCHGRKCLSTHACACPLTDADCIECDRGVWDHGGRIFRCSFCQNFLCEDDQFEHQASCQVLQAETFKCVSCNRLGQHSCLRCKACYCDDHTRSKVFKQEKGKSPPCPKCGHETQETKDLSMSTRTLKFGRQAGADDDDDDYDGASGYDSYWKNLASGGRDQEDDYGEDDEEEDEDDEEEDEDDEEEDEDEDCAEEAADSLAELKVDGDAA